The sequence TCTATGATATCAGCAAGCATCAGACTTACGAGAATGTCACGCGGTGGCTGAAAGAACTTCGAGATCATGCAGACTCTAACATCGTCATTATGCTTGTTGGCAACAAGAGTGATCTAAGACATCTGCGGGCGGTCCCCACAGAGGAAGCCAAGCAGTTTGCAAGTATGATATTCCTCGTCCTTCTATCTTCGGTGTATTCTACCACTAACATTAAACTCTACCAGGTGACAACAACCTCTCGTTCATTGAGACTTCTGCTCTCGATGCGAGCAACGTCGAGCTTGCTTTCCAAAACATTCTCACTGGTATACACATCTCTCCCACTGTCTTTGCTGGCTTCTACTGACAACCGTAGAAATCTTCCGCATTGTCTCTAGCAAGGCCTTAGATAGCGGTGACTCTGCTCAGAACCCTCTTTCCGACCGAAAAGTCGTCGAAATCACCAAAACACAAGATCCCGAGTCTAAGCAAGGATGCTGTTAGGTTTAAAGTATGGCGATAATGACTCAACGGGCATAGAATTTCATTCTACTGTTTTCTCTCCCAAGGCCACCCCAATTGTTCCGATCTCTTCTGATGATAGGGAAATAATGAGTTCTGTTTATTCTTTTGCACATCCTTTTTTCCTTG is a genomic window of Coccidioides posadasii str. Silveira chromosome 3, complete sequence containing:
- the RAB11A gene encoding Ras- protein Rab-11A (EggNog:ENOG410PJC3~COG:U~BUSCO:13161at33183), with protein sequence MANDEYDFLFKVVLIGDSGVGKSNLLSRFTRNEFNLDSKSTIGVEFATRSIQVDSKTIKSQIWDTAGQERYRAITSAYYRGAVGALLVYDISKHQTYENVTRWLKELRDHADSNIVIMLVGNKSDLRHLRAVPTEEAKQFASDNNLSFIETSALDASNVELAFQNILTEIFRIVSSKALDSGDSAQNPLSDRKVVEITKTQDPESKQGCC